The following are encoded together in the Nocardioides sp. Arc9.136 genome:
- a CDS encoding SigE family RNA polymerase sigma factor has product MSSTTGGPAAEVVAAEGGRVDGSDASYDEFFRASWPRLYRTTLFVAGDAAAAEDALQSAFAKAYAGWRRVAAADDPEAYVRRMAVNEVLGSRRHGWGRRERPHERVEPLGDRAPGAGLETAVVLRDRLWTAVLELPPRQRAVVVLRYYEDLSEAAIADVLGCSRGTVKSQASKALAHLRREGADLRNGDEA; this is encoded by the coding sequence GTGAGCAGCACGACGGGCGGGCCTGCCGCGGAGGTGGTGGCAGCCGAGGGAGGCCGGGTGGACGGCAGCGACGCGTCGTACGACGAGTTCTTCCGGGCCTCCTGGCCGCGCCTGTACCGCACGACGCTGTTCGTCGCCGGTGACGCCGCGGCCGCTGAGGACGCCCTGCAGTCGGCCTTCGCCAAGGCGTACGCGGGATGGCGGCGGGTCGCCGCGGCCGACGATCCCGAGGCGTACGTCCGGCGGATGGCGGTCAACGAGGTGCTCGGGTCCCGACGGCACGGCTGGGGCCGGCGCGAGCGGCCGCACGAGCGGGTGGAGCCGCTCGGCGACCGGGCGCCGGGGGCGGGGCTGGAGACCGCCGTCGTCCTGCGCGACCGGCTCTGGACGGCGGTGCTCGAGCTACCGCCGCGGCAGCGGGCGGTGGTGGTGCTGCGCTACTACGAGGACCTCTCGGAGGCCGCCATCGCCGACGTCCTGGGCTGTTCCCGCGGCACGGTGAAGTCCCAGGCGTCCAAGGCCCTCGCCCACCTGCGCCGCGAGGGCGCCGACCTGCGGAACGGAGACGAGGCATGA
- a CDS encoding wax ester/triacylglycerol synthase family O-acyltransferase, with protein sequence MSERLRPRDLAILAEETTSAPAHNATVEIFECAESGFDHERLMCLIRDRISFVPRYRQRLQQVPGRLANPVWVDDEHFDLAYHVRRSALPRPGTHDQLRELVGRIVSRPLDRSRPLWEMYLVEGLAGGRVALLSKAHQVLVDGVDTVDLGQLLLDVNPEPKILGGDDWRPQRRPSSAAMLAEAARDSVAHPRTVLDTARGTGGALLRTAESTAGTAGRVLGGLAGRRPQGSGGLEGPLSQQRRVVTVETRLEDYRRVRDVHGGTVNDVILATVTGGLRAWLMTRDESLRGFRRMRAVVPVSVIDTELEATSLGSQIAAHYVDLPVGEASPVVRLHQVSYSFQVHQDTGRGVAANRLAGIAGFAPTTFHAIGSRLAAAEVRRGYQVSVTNVPGPQSALYAAGARMVASYPVHPLVQGHPLAVGATSYDGGVFYGITADRDRLPDADLLGTCLTEALDELLDTVNGGRTRAPRGRRSASRPTSPGATPPRSVPPRGSRP encoded by the coding sequence ATGAGCGAGCGGCTGCGGCCCCGCGACCTCGCCATCCTGGCCGAGGAGACGACGTCGGCGCCCGCCCACAACGCGACGGTCGAGATCTTCGAGTGCGCGGAGTCCGGCTTCGACCACGAGCGGTTGATGTGCCTGATCCGCGACCGGATCTCCTTCGTGCCCCGCTACCGCCAGCGGCTGCAGCAGGTGCCGGGCCGCCTCGCGAACCCCGTGTGGGTCGACGACGAGCACTTCGACCTCGCCTACCACGTACGCCGCTCGGCGCTCCCGCGCCCGGGCACCCACGACCAGCTGCGCGAGCTCGTCGGGCGGATCGTCTCCCGGCCGCTGGACCGCAGCCGGCCGCTGTGGGAGATGTACCTCGTCGAGGGTCTCGCCGGTGGCCGGGTCGCCCTGCTCTCCAAGGCCCACCAGGTGCTGGTCGACGGGGTCGACACCGTCGACCTCGGCCAGCTGCTCCTCGACGTCAATCCTGAGCCGAAGATCCTCGGCGGCGACGACTGGCGGCCGCAGCGGCGACCGTCCTCGGCCGCGATGCTCGCCGAGGCCGCGCGCGACTCGGTGGCCCACCCGCGCACCGTCCTCGACACCGCTCGGGGCACCGGAGGCGCGCTGCTGCGCACCGCTGAGTCCACCGCCGGCACGGCCGGGCGGGTGCTCGGCGGCCTCGCCGGTCGCCGCCCCCAGGGCTCCGGCGGCCTCGAGGGCCCGCTCTCCCAGCAGCGCCGCGTGGTGACGGTCGAGACCCGGCTGGAGGACTACCGCCGGGTCCGCGACGTCCACGGCGGCACCGTCAACGACGTCATCCTGGCCACGGTCACCGGCGGGCTGCGGGCCTGGCTGATGACGCGCGACGAGTCGCTGCGCGGCTTCCGCCGGATGCGGGCCGTCGTGCCGGTCTCGGTCATCGACACCGAGCTCGAGGCCACGTCGCTCGGCAGCCAGATCGCCGCGCACTACGTGGACCTCCCGGTCGGCGAGGCGAGCCCGGTGGTGCGCCTGCACCAGGTCAGCTACTCCTTCCAGGTCCACCAGGACACCGGCCGCGGGGTCGCCGCGAACCGGCTCGCGGGGATCGCGGGCTTCGCCCCGACGACCTTCCACGCGATCGGCTCCCGGCTGGCCGCCGCGGAGGTCCGGCGCGGCTACCAGGTGAGCGTCACCAACGTCCCCGGTCCGCAGTCGGCGCTGTACGCCGCCGGCGCGCGGATGGTCGCCAGCTACCCCGTGCACCCGCTGGTCCAGGGGCACCCGCTGGCGGTCGGCGCCACGTCGTACGACGGCGGGGTGTTCTACGGCATCACCGCCGACCGCGACCGGTTGCCTGACGCCGACCTCCTCGGCACCTGCCTCACCGAGGCGCTCGACGAGCTGCTCGACACCGTCAACGGCGGCCGGACGCGGGCTCCGCGGGGACGCCGGTCCGCGTCGCGCCCGACCTCGCCGGGAGCGACCCCGCCCCGGTCCGTCCCACCTCGAGGGAGCCGCCCGTGA
- a CDS encoding NAD-glutamate dehydrogenase, with the protein MATQDRDKAELIGRAIELARTGRGSGGPPHDSVEGLLRAYYRHVAAEDVLDRTEVDVYGALASHHRLAADRPQGRAAIRVTTPTVADQGWSAAGHSVVEVVVDDMPFLVDSLTMELSRQLRDVHVVIHPLFDVVRDVTGALQSVVPVEDGAKEPAPGAVRESWMHVEVDRVADDEDTARIEEDLRRVLEDVREAVEDWTKMHDRVREIVADLEEQPPPLDPEEVRQGRELLTWLADEHFTFLGYREYHLEERDGHDHLRADPGTGLGILRFDPPQSEESGRLPERVRAKAREETLLVLTKANSRSTVHRPAYLDYVGVKTFDESGRVVGERRFLGLFSSAAYTESLMRIPLLREKAAEVLARSGFDPLSHDGKALLDTLETYPRDELFHTPVDELAPIAEAAMQARERRAVRMFARLDTYGRYVSVLVYLPRDRYNTAVRERFAAILAERLGGGSTEFTVRIGESTTARVHFVVHLPAGAATTEIDAADLEKRLADASRSWRDDFLTAVHAEYGEEAGAALGRRYVESFPEAYKEDFAPRTAAIDLGRLEAIPGEEGIDLSLHEQVDAAPGEGRLKVFRIGEPLSLSSVLPMLSSLGVEVVDERPYELTGLERRSFVYEFGLRHGHELPPHARELVQDTLRAVWDGYNETDGFNALVLAAGLTWRQASVLRAYARYMRQGGSPFALSSIAGALVANVDITRLLVRLFETRFDPALEHTDGGEDVSEDGRDRDARQAELREEVLRALDEVASLDHDRILRSYLTHVGATLRTNYFRPADDLPGGAPRRYLSLKLDPSQIPDLPAPRPRFEIFVHSPRVEGVHLRFGSVARGGLRWSDRRDDFRTEVLGLVKAQMVKNTVIVPVGAKGGFYCKQLPDARDREAWLAEGVDCYRTFIRGLLDVTDNLVDGETVPAPHVVRHDGDDTYLVVAADKGTATFSDIANGVAHDYGFWLGDAFASGGSVGYDHKAMGITARGAWVSVQRHFRERGIDSQAEDFTAVGIGDMSGDVFGNGMLCSEHIRLVAAFDHRDIFIDPDPDAATSYAERRRLFELPRSSWQDYDASLISEGGGVWSRSAKSVPVSPQVRRALGLPDDVERLAPNDLMRAILRAPVDLLWNGGIGTYVKASDEPHAAAGDKANDAIRVDGRDLRAQCVGEGGNLGLTQAGRIEYARFGLGGTGGRINTDFIDNSAGVDTSDHEVNIKILLDRVVRDGDLTTKQRNAVLAEMTDEVAELVLRDNYEQNLALANAAAHAPSLLHVHEEWMRRLEGEGVLQREVEGLPSRAEVRRRLDRHEGLTAPELAVLLSWTKIVLADQLLASDLPDDPYLELDLRSYFPQPVREGFGEQVEAHPLRREIIVTQVVNDLVNGAGMTFVPRLAGETGAGAADLTRANFVAREVFASLPLRLELQGYDNRIDAAVQTRMRIEMRTLVERATRWLITHRRPPLDSQATVEEFRGPVQAVVARLPELMTGRELAAWEQRRDRLVRDGVPEDLAERVAVLSPAYAVLGIVETAAREGLDATDVARVHFTLGERLGLSAVLERIVALPRQDRWQTMARAALREDLHSVHAQLTAQVLRTTSAEEPAPARVAAWEEADGTLVGRAAATLDEICADEGADLARLSVGLRVVRGLVG; encoded by the coding sequence ATGGCGACGCAGGACCGGGACAAGGCCGAGCTCATCGGCAGGGCGATCGAGCTGGCGCGGACGGGGCGCGGGAGCGGGGGACCACCCCACGACAGCGTCGAGGGACTGCTGCGGGCCTACTACCGCCACGTCGCGGCCGAGGACGTCCTGGACCGCACCGAGGTCGACGTGTACGGCGCGCTCGCGTCGCACCACCGGCTCGCCGCGGACCGGCCGCAGGGCCGGGCCGCGATCCGGGTCACCACGCCGACGGTGGCCGACCAGGGCTGGTCGGCGGCCGGTCACTCGGTGGTGGAGGTGGTCGTCGACGACATGCCGTTCCTCGTCGACTCCCTGACCATGGAGCTCTCCCGCCAGCTGCGCGACGTCCACGTCGTGATCCACCCGCTCTTCGACGTCGTCCGCGACGTCACCGGGGCCCTGCAGTCCGTCGTCCCCGTCGAGGACGGGGCCAAGGAGCCGGCGCCGGGGGCGGTGCGGGAGTCCTGGATGCACGTCGAGGTCGACCGCGTCGCCGACGACGAGGACACCGCCAGGATCGAGGAGGACCTCCGGCGGGTCCTGGAGGACGTCCGCGAGGCGGTCGAGGACTGGACCAAGATGCACGACCGGGTCCGCGAGATCGTCGCCGACCTCGAGGAGCAGCCCCCGCCGCTGGACCCCGAGGAGGTGCGCCAGGGCCGCGAGCTGCTGACCTGGCTGGCCGACGAGCACTTCACCTTCCTCGGCTACCGCGAGTACCACCTCGAGGAACGCGACGGCCACGACCACCTGCGCGCCGACCCCGGCACCGGGCTCGGCATCCTGCGGTTCGACCCGCCGCAGTCCGAGGAGTCCGGACGGCTGCCCGAGCGGGTGCGCGCCAAGGCGCGCGAGGAGACGCTGCTGGTGCTGACCAAGGCCAACTCGCGCTCCACGGTCCACCGCCCGGCGTACCTCGACTACGTCGGCGTCAAGACGTTCGACGAGTCCGGCCGGGTGGTCGGCGAGCGCCGGTTCCTCGGGCTGTTCTCCAGCGCGGCGTACACCGAGTCGCTCATGCGGATCCCGCTGCTGCGCGAGAAGGCCGCGGAGGTGCTCGCCCGGTCCGGCTTCGACCCGCTCAGCCACGACGGCAAGGCGCTCCTCGACACCCTCGAGACCTATCCGCGCGACGAGCTCTTCCACACGCCGGTCGACGAGCTCGCCCCGATCGCGGAGGCCGCGATGCAGGCGCGCGAGCGGCGCGCGGTGCGCATGTTCGCGCGGCTCGACACCTACGGCCGCTACGTCTCGGTCCTCGTCTACCTCCCGCGCGACCGGTACAACACCGCGGTCCGGGAGCGGTTCGCCGCGATCCTCGCCGAGCGGCTCGGCGGCGGGTCCACCGAGTTCACGGTCCGGATCGGGGAGTCGACCACCGCGCGGGTGCACTTCGTGGTCCACCTGCCCGCGGGCGCGGCGACCACCGAGATCGACGCCGCGGACCTCGAGAAGCGCCTTGCCGACGCGAGCCGCAGCTGGCGCGACGACTTCCTGACCGCGGTGCACGCTGAGTACGGCGAGGAGGCCGGCGCCGCGCTCGGGCGGAGGTACGTCGAGTCCTTCCCCGAGGCCTACAAGGAGGACTTCGCCCCGCGCACGGCAGCGATCGACCTCGGCCGGCTCGAGGCGATCCCGGGCGAGGAGGGCATCGACCTCTCCCTGCACGAGCAGGTCGACGCCGCGCCGGGGGAGGGGCGGCTCAAGGTGTTCCGGATCGGCGAGCCGCTCTCGCTCTCGAGCGTGCTGCCGATGCTGTCCTCGCTCGGTGTGGAGGTGGTCGACGAGCGGCCCTACGAGCTCACGGGGCTGGAGCGCCGCTCGTTCGTCTACGAGTTCGGCCTGCGCCACGGCCACGAGCTGCCGCCGCACGCGCGGGAGCTGGTGCAGGACACGTTGCGCGCGGTGTGGGACGGCTACAACGAGACCGACGGCTTCAACGCGCTCGTGCTGGCGGCGGGGCTGACCTGGCGCCAGGCGTCGGTGCTGCGCGCCTACGCCCGCTACATGCGCCAGGGCGGTTCGCCGTTCGCGCTCAGCTCCATCGCCGGGGCGCTGGTCGCCAACGTCGACATCACCCGGCTGCTGGTCCGGCTCTTCGAGACCCGGTTCGACCCCGCGCTCGAGCACACCGACGGGGGCGAGGACGTGAGCGAGGACGGGCGCGACCGCGACGCACGCCAGGCGGAGCTGCGCGAGGAGGTGCTGCGCGCGCTGGACGAGGTGGCCAGCCTCGACCACGACCGCATCCTGCGCTCGTACCTGACCCACGTCGGCGCGACGCTGAGGACCAACTACTTCCGGCCGGCCGACGACTTGCCCGGCGGCGCGCCGCGGCGCTACCTCTCCCTCAAGCTCGACCCCTCGCAGATCCCCGACCTCCCCGCACCGCGGCCCCGCTTCGAGATCTTCGTGCACTCGCCCCGGGTCGAGGGCGTGCACCTGCGGTTCGGGTCGGTCGCCCGCGGCGGGCTGCGCTGGTCCGACCGCCGCGACGACTTCCGCACCGAGGTGCTCGGCCTGGTCAAGGCGCAGATGGTCAAGAACACCGTCATCGTGCCGGTCGGTGCGAAGGGCGGGTTCTACTGCAAGCAGCTGCCCGACGCCCGCGACCGCGAGGCGTGGCTGGCCGAGGGCGTCGACTGCTACCGGACGTTCATCCGGGGCCTGCTCGACGTGACCGACAACCTCGTCGACGGGGAGACCGTGCCGGCGCCGCACGTCGTGCGCCACGACGGCGACGACACCTACCTGGTGGTGGCGGCGGACAAGGGCACGGCGACGTTCTCCGACATCGCCAACGGGGTCGCGCACGACTACGGGTTCTGGCTCGGCGACGCCTTCGCCAGCGGCGGGTCGGTCGGCTACGACCACAAGGCGATGGGCATCACCGCGCGCGGCGCGTGGGTCTCGGTGCAGCGGCACTTCCGCGAGCGCGGGATCGACAGCCAGGCCGAGGACTTCACCGCCGTCGGCATCGGCGACATGTCCGGCGACGTCTTCGGCAACGGGATGCTCTGCTCCGAGCACATCCGGCTGGTGGCGGCCTTCGACCACCGCGACATCTTCATCGACCCCGACCCCGACGCGGCCACGTCGTACGCCGAGCGCAGGCGGCTCTTCGAGCTGCCGCGCTCGAGCTGGCAGGACTACGACGCCTCGCTGATCTCCGAGGGCGGCGGCGTGTGGTCGCGGTCGGCGAAGTCGGTGCCGGTCTCCCCGCAGGTACGCCGCGCGCTCGGCCTGCCCGACGACGTCGAGCGGCTCGCGCCCAACGACCTGATGCGGGCGATCCTCCGGGCGCCGGTCGACCTGCTGTGGAACGGCGGCATCGGCACCTACGTCAAGGCCTCCGACGAGCCGCACGCCGCGGCCGGCGACAAGGCCAACGACGCCATCCGGGTGGACGGCCGCGACCTGCGCGCGCAGTGCGTGGGGGAGGGCGGCAACCTGGGGCTGACCCAGGCCGGCCGGATCGAGTACGCCCGCTTCGGTCTCGGCGGCACGGGCGGCCGGATCAACACCGACTTCATCGACAACTCCGCCGGCGTCGACACCTCCGACCACGAGGTCAACATCAAGATCCTGCTCGACCGCGTCGTACGGGACGGCGACCTGACGACCAAGCAGCGCAACGCGGTGCTGGCCGAGATGACCGACGAGGTCGCCGAGCTGGTCCTGCGCGACAACTACGAGCAGAACCTGGCGCTCGCCAACGCCGCCGCCCACGCCCCGTCGCTGCTGCACGTGCACGAGGAGTGGATGCGGCGGCTGGAGGGCGAGGGCGTCCTGCAGCGGGAGGTCGAGGGCCTGCCGTCCCGCGCGGAGGTGCGTCGCCGGCTCGACCGGCACGAGGGCCTGACCGCGCCCGAGCTGGCGGTGCTGCTGTCGTGGACGAAGATCGTCCTGGCCGACCAGCTCCTCGCCTCCGACCTGCCCGACGACCCCTACCTCGAGCTGGACCTGCGCTCCTACTTCCCCCAGCCGGTGCGGGAGGGGTTCGGCGAGCAGGTCGAGGCCCACCCGCTGCGCCGGGAGATCATCGTGACCCAGGTCGTCAACGACCTGGTCAACGGCGCCGGGATGACGTTCGTGCCGCGGCTGGCGGGGGAGACCGGTGCCGGCGCGGCCGACCTGACCCGGGCCAACTTCGTCGCGCGGGAGGTCTTCGCCTCGCTCCCGCTCCGGCTGGAGCTGCAGGGCTACGACAACCGGATCGACGCGGCCGTCCAGACCCGGATGCGGATCGAGATGCGCACCCTGGTCGAGCGGGCCACCCGGTGGCTGATCACGCACCGCCGGCCGCCGCTGGACAGCCAGGCGACGGTCGAGGAGTTCCGCGGCCCGGTGCAGGCGGTCGTCGCCCGGCTGCCGGAGCTGATGACCGGCCGGGAGCTCGCCGCGTGGGAGCAGCGCCGCGACCGGCTGGTGCGCGACGGCGTCCCCGAGGACCTCGCCGAGCGGGTGGCGGTGCTGTCGCCGGCGTACGCCGTGCTGGGGATCGTGGAGACCGCCGCCCGCGAGGGCCTGGACGCCACCGACGTCGCGCGGGTCCACTTCACCCTCGGCGAGCGGCTGGGCCTCTCGGCCGTGCTCGAGCGGATCGTCGCCCTGCCGCGGCAGGACCGCTGGCAGACGATGGCCCGCGCCGCGCTGCGCGAGGACCTCCACTCCGTCCACGCCCAGCTCACCGCGCAGGTGCTCCGCACGACCTCCGCCGAGGAGCCGGCACCCGCCCGGGTCGCGGCCTGGGAGGAGGCGGACGGCACCCTCGTCGGACGGGCCGCGGCCACCCTCGACGAGATCTGCGCCGACGAGGGCGCGGACCTGGCCCGGCTCTCGGTCGGGCTCCGGGTCGTCCGCGGCCTGGTGGGCTGA
- a CDS encoding glycosyltransferase family 2 protein, whose amino-acid sequence MRAAAGRPSVSVVIPARDDAPALRRCLELLAHQSVAPLEVVVVDNGSTDDTAAVARELGARVVEEPAVGIPSAAARGYDAASGDVIARLDADSRPGPRWVERVARRMSDPGLDAATGVGAFHDLPWGVRHVAAAAYLGAYYLLTHLALGHTALWGSSMAVRRSTWEAVRADVHRDDPDLHDDMDLAFVLGPNRRIRLDPMLAVGVSGRSLRGSAQLRRRFLRARRTIEVNWAVQPPWLRWRDRFSR is encoded by the coding sequence GTGAGGGCCGCTGCGGGGCGCCCGAGCGTCAGCGTGGTGATCCCTGCCCGCGACGACGCCCCCGCGCTGCGCCGGTGCCTGGAGCTGCTGGCCCACCAGAGCGTCGCGCCGCTCGAGGTCGTGGTGGTCGACAACGGCTCGACCGACGACACCGCCGCGGTCGCCCGCGAGCTCGGCGCTCGTGTCGTCGAGGAGCCGGCGGTGGGCATCCCGTCCGCGGCCGCCCGGGGGTACGACGCCGCCTCGGGCGACGTCATCGCCCGGCTCGACGCGGACTCCCGGCCCGGTCCCCGCTGGGTCGAGCGGGTGGCGCGGCGGATGAGCGACCCGGGGCTCGACGCGGCCACCGGCGTCGGCGCCTTCCACGACCTGCCGTGGGGGGTCCGCCACGTCGCGGCCGCGGCGTACCTCGGCGCCTACTACCTGCTCACCCACCTCGCGCTGGGCCACACCGCACTCTGGGGGTCGAGCATGGCGGTGCGCCGCTCCACCTGGGAGGCCGTGCGGGCCGACGTCCACCGCGACGACCCCGACCTGCACGACGACATGGACCTCGCCTTCGTGCTCGGACCGAACCGCCGGATCCGGCTGGACCCGATGCTCGCGGTCGGCGTCTCCGGCCGCAGCCTGCGCGGCAGCGCCCAGCTCCGCCGGCGGTTCCTCCGCGCCCGCCGCACGATCGAGGTCAACTGGGCCGTGCAGCCGCCGTGGCTGCGGTGGCGCGACCGGTTCTCGCGGTGA
- a CDS encoding DUF2505 domain-containing protein gives MAKQITHDLTYDAPASAVYAMLTDASFREEVCVRSGVLRQHVTVEPAAGDLTTGATVRIQQWQSADGIPSFAKKLVGDEIEIIQEETWTSPTDCDVKVTIPGKPGEMSGSIRLLDEAGHTTEHVELTITVRIPLVAGKIESLVADMLLKSLKVENTVGREYLAR, from the coding sequence ATGGCCAAGCAGATCACCCACGACCTGACGTACGACGCGCCCGCGAGCGCTGTCTACGCCATGCTCACCGACGCGTCGTTCCGCGAGGAGGTCTGCGTCCGGTCCGGCGTGCTGCGCCAGCACGTGACCGTCGAGCCGGCCGCGGGCGACCTCACCACCGGTGCGACCGTCCGCATCCAGCAGTGGCAGAGCGCCGACGGCATCCCGTCGTTCGCCAAGAAGCTGGTCGGCGACGAGATCGAGATCATCCAGGAGGAGACCTGGACCTCCCCCACCGACTGCGACGTCAAGGTCACCATCCCCGGCAAGCCCGGCGAGATGTCCGGCAGCATCCGCCTGCTCGACGAGGCCGGCCACACCACCGAGCACGTCGAGCTCACGATCACCGTCCGCATCCCGCTCGTCGCGGGCAAGATCGAGTCGCTCGTCGCCGACATGCTGCTGAAGTCGCTGAAGGTGGAGAACACCGTCGGCCGGGAGTACCTCGCGCGCTGA
- the pruA gene encoding L-glutamate gamma-semialdehyde dehydrogenase: MDAITTPPAPVNEPNLTYAPGTPEREALLAEVAVLEKDRAELPAYVGGEWRPGGGAEIEVVQPHDHQHVLGVTRNSTVADAEAAVAAAKEAAPGWRDLPFDERAAVLLRAADLLAGPWRQRLNAATMLGQSKTAFQAEIDAACELIDFWRFNVHYAAQILREQPIANSPGVWNRTDHRPLEGFVYAITPFNFTAIAGNLPTAPALMGNTVVWKPSPTQQLAASLTMQLLEEAGLPPGVINMLPGDGLDVSQVALGHPDLAGIHFTGSTPTFQHLWRTVGGNVASYRAYPRLVGETGGKDFVLAHPSADPDVVRTALVRGAFEFQGQKCSAASRAYVARSVWNAMKDDLVAEVEAIAMGDVRDLSNFMGAVIDARAFAKHSAAIERARATDGLDVLVGGECDDSTGWFVRPTIVEGGDPTDEMFSTEYFGPILAVHVYEDGDFEKVARAMEAAAPYALTGAVIARDRRAIAWASQELRFAAGNFYVNDKPTGAVVGQQPFGGGRASGTNDKAGAAVNLLRWTSPRSIKETFVPPTDYRYPYMG, translated from the coding sequence ATGGACGCGATCACGACCCCGCCGGCCCCGGTCAACGAGCCGAACCTGACCTACGCACCGGGAACCCCGGAGCGGGAGGCCCTGCTGGCCGAGGTGGCGGTGCTGGAGAAGGACCGCGCCGAGCTGCCGGCGTACGTCGGCGGCGAGTGGCGCCCGGGCGGCGGCGCCGAGATCGAGGTCGTCCAGCCCCACGACCACCAGCACGTGCTCGGGGTGACCCGGAACAGCACGGTCGCGGACGCCGAGGCGGCGGTCGCGGCGGCGAAGGAGGCGGCGCCGGGCTGGCGCGACCTGCCGTTCGACGAGCGCGCGGCGGTGCTGCTGCGCGCCGCGGACCTGCTGGCCGGGCCCTGGCGGCAGCGGCTGAACGCAGCGACGATGCTGGGGCAGTCCAAGACGGCGTTCCAGGCCGAGATCGACGCGGCGTGCGAGCTGATCGACTTCTGGCGCTTCAACGTCCACTACGCCGCCCAGATCCTGCGCGAGCAGCCGATCGCGAACAGCCCCGGGGTCTGGAACCGCACCGACCACCGGCCGCTCGAGGGGTTCGTCTACGCGATCACCCCGTTCAACTTCACCGCCATCGCCGGCAACCTGCCCACCGCGCCGGCACTGATGGGCAACACGGTCGTCTGGAAGCCCTCGCCCACCCAGCAGCTGGCCGCGTCGCTGACCATGCAGCTGCTCGAGGAGGCCGGTCTGCCGCCGGGCGTGATCAACATGCTCCCCGGCGACGGGCTCGACGTCTCGCAGGTCGCGCTGGGCCACCCGGACCTCGCCGGCATCCACTTCACCGGCTCGACCCCGACCTTCCAGCACCTGTGGCGCACGGTCGGTGGGAACGTCGCCTCCTACCGCGCCTACCCGCGCCTGGTCGGCGAGACCGGCGGCAAGGACTTCGTGCTGGCCCACCCCTCCGCCGACCCCGACGTGGTCCGCACCGCGCTGGTCCGCGGCGCCTTCGAGTTCCAGGGCCAGAAGTGCTCGGCCGCCTCGCGTGCGTACGTCGCGCGGTCGGTGTGGAACGCGATGAAGGACGATCTCGTGGCCGAGGTCGAGGCGATCGCGATGGGCGACGTCCGCGACCTGTCGAACTTCATGGGCGCGGTCATCGACGCCCGCGCGTTCGCCAAGCACTCCGCCGCGATCGAGCGGGCCCGCGCCACCGACGGGCTGGACGTGCTGGTGGGCGGGGAGTGCGACGACTCGACCGGCTGGTTCGTCCGCCCGACGATCGTCGAGGGCGGGGACCCGACCGACGAGATGTTCTCCACCGAGTACTTCGGGCCGATCCTGGCCGTCCACGTCTACGAGGACGGCGACTTCGAGAAGGTCGCCCGCGCGATGGAGGCGGCCGCGCCGTACGCCCTCACCGGCGCGGTCATCGCCCGCGACCGCCGCGCGATCGCGTGGGCCAGCCAGGAGCTGCGGTTCGCTGCCGGCAACTTCTACGTCAACGACAAGCCGACCGGCGCGGTCGTCGGCCAGCAGCCCTTCGGCGGCGGGCGCGCGTCCGGGACGAACGACAAGGCCGGCGCCGCGGTGAACCTGCTGCGCTGGACCTCGCCGCGCTCGATCAAGGAGACGTTCGTGCCGCCGACCGACTACCGCTACCCCTACATGGGCTGA
- a CDS encoding DUF2505 domain-containing protein encodes MRLRHDLVYDAPPQAVFAMLADPAFREAVCTAMGVVSAEVTLERTGGGFTLTVDQVQRTDDLPSFARTFAGETTRAVQHEDWSDTTGGTVRIEAPGKPTTVTGTVTLRPEGSTTREVVELDVKVKVPLVGGRLEKLMSEKIVAGLDAEHVVGTAYLKGA; translated from the coding sequence ATGAGGCTCCGTCACGACCTGGTGTACGACGCGCCGCCGCAGGCGGTCTTCGCGATGCTCGCGGACCCGGCGTTCCGCGAGGCGGTGTGCACCGCCATGGGCGTGGTCTCCGCCGAGGTGACCCTGGAGCGGACCGGTGGCGGGTTCACCCTCACCGTCGACCAGGTGCAGCGCACCGACGACCTGCCGTCCTTCGCGCGGACCTTCGCCGGGGAGACGACCCGCGCGGTCCAGCACGAGGATTGGTCCGACACCACCGGGGGCACGGTGCGCATCGAGGCACCCGGCAAGCCGACGACCGTCACCGGGACCGTGACCCTGCGCCCGGAGGGCTCGACCACCCGCGAGGTGGTGGAGCTCGACGTCAAGGTCAAGGTCCCGCTGGTCGGCGGCAGGCTGGAGAAGCTGATGTCGGAGAAGATCGTCGCCGGGCTCGACGCCGAGCACGTCGTCGGTACCGCGTACCTGAAGGGGGCCTGA